Proteins encoded in a region of the Mycolicibacterium neoaurum genome:
- a CDS encoding PRC-barrel domain containing protein — protein MQLSDLLGAVVTEQSGQRLGTVTDVRLSVRDDTTAPTLFGLIISPRTRSSYLGYERSQVRRPAALAALLRWRHRGTFLALWRDLHVIDDSGIVLRDGFDRYSAVLKENATT, from the coding sequence ATGCAGCTAAGTGACCTACTCGGAGCGGTGGTGACCGAGCAGAGCGGGCAGCGGCTCGGTACCGTTACCGACGTGCGGCTCTCGGTGCGCGATGACACCACCGCCCCAACATTGTTCGGACTGATCATCAGTCCTCGTACCCGTTCCTCATACCTGGGCTATGAGCGTTCACAGGTGCGCCGACCCGCGGCTCTGGCGGCACTGCTGCGGTGGCGGCATCGCGGCACCTTCCTGGCGCTGTGGCGGGACCTGCACGTCATCGACGACAGCGGCATCGTGCTGCGCGACGGGTTCGATCGCTACTCGGCCGTCCTGAAAGAGAATGCCACCACATAG
- a CDS encoding GAF and ANTAR domain-containing protein: MVLKVARQCGPSRLPTVDTSPVPPGPSIRTCWLDGSSSCAKGVRRLSDGLSDAADGRRRAERPLMADAALIIRLVELADSLQRDDTADFAAAMLAMNAEAVSLVPGAQYCSITVLEDDDSIASLGPTHHHAETVDAVQRETGQGPCLAAARGGGVIRVDDLENESRWPGFGSAALARTPVRSVLSVHMFGSEIPPMAAMNFHAERRDAFTDESVEMAQILAAHATMAWNLQRREQQFSTALLSRDVIGQAKGMLMERFAVDAYEAFELLKRMSQESNVKLATVAEKIVTLTHPSARRGAD, from the coding sequence ATGGTGCTCAAGGTGGCACGACAATGCGGTCCGTCCAGACTCCCCACCGTCGATACAAGCCCGGTTCCACCAGGACCGTCCATCCGCACTTGCTGGCTGGACGGGTCGTCTTCGTGTGCGAAAGGAGTACGGCGATTGTCTGACGGGCTGTCCGACGCCGCAGATGGCCGGCGACGTGCAGAACGGCCGCTGATGGCCGATGCAGCATTGATCATCAGGTTGGTCGAGCTGGCGGATTCGCTGCAGCGTGACGATACGGCCGATTTTGCCGCGGCGATGCTCGCCATGAATGCCGAGGCGGTGTCGTTGGTGCCGGGCGCGCAGTATTGCAGCATCACGGTGCTGGAAGACGATGACTCGATCGCCTCGCTGGGGCCGACTCATCATCACGCGGAGACGGTGGATGCCGTGCAGCGTGAGACGGGCCAGGGTCCGTGTCTTGCCGCAGCACGTGGTGGGGGAGTCATTCGCGTCGACGATCTCGAAAACGAATCAAGGTGGCCGGGATTCGGGAGTGCGGCGCTGGCTCGAACACCGGTGCGCTCGGTATTGAGCGTCCACATGTTCGGGTCCGAAATCCCACCCATGGCGGCGATGAACTTCCATGCCGAGCGTCGGGACGCCTTCACCGACGAGTCGGTCGAGATGGCCCAGATCCTGGCTGCGCACGCCACCATGGCCTGGAATCTGCAACGTCGGGAGCAACAGTTCAGCACGGCCCTGCTGTCCAGGGATGTGATCGGACAGGCAAAAGGGATGCTGATGGAGCGCTTTGCGGTCGACGCCTATGAGGCGTTCGAGTTGCTCAAGCGCATGTCTCAGGAAAGCAATGTCAAACTGGCGACCGTCGCGGAGAAGATCGTCACTCTGACGCACCCGAGCGCTCGGCGCGGAGCCGATTAG
- a CDS encoding NRAMP family divalent metal transporter yields MKKLLSVALGVLTAIGGFLDIGDLVTNAVVGSRFGLGLAWVVPVGVVGICLYAQMAGRVAALSGHATFEIIRERLGPRMAAANLGASFFINLMTVTAEIGGIALALQLATDVGHLLWVPVAAFAVWIVIWRVKFSVMENVTGILGLSLIVFAVSVFLLQPNWSELSDQALAPVIPETESAATYWYFAIALFGAAMTPYEVFFFSSGGIEERWTVADLGKSRLNVLVGFLLGGLLSIAIAACAAIVLMPAQVEVTSLSQITMPVVAAGGKLALAFVIVGIVAATFGAALETTLSSGYTVAQYFGWAWGKLRRPAAAARFHTVMFVAVFACSAVLFTGIDPILVTEYSVVFSAIALPLTYLPILIVANDPGYMGNHVNGRITNVLASVYLVIILAASAAAIPLMIVTGAGQ; encoded by the coding sequence ATGAAGAAGCTGCTGAGCGTCGCGCTGGGAGTTCTCACCGCCATCGGCGGGTTCCTCGATATCGGGGATCTGGTCACCAATGCCGTCGTCGGATCCCGCTTCGGGCTGGGGCTGGCCTGGGTGGTACCGGTTGGCGTGGTGGGGATCTGCCTGTACGCGCAGATGGCCGGCCGGGTTGCCGCGCTCAGCGGACATGCCACCTTCGAGATCATCCGGGAACGGCTCGGGCCTCGGATGGCAGCGGCGAACCTGGGCGCCTCATTCTTCATCAACCTGATGACGGTGACCGCCGAGATCGGCGGTATCGCGCTGGCCCTGCAACTGGCCACTGACGTCGGCCACCTGTTGTGGGTTCCGGTCGCCGCCTTCGCGGTATGGATCGTGATCTGGCGGGTGAAGTTCTCGGTGATGGAGAACGTGACCGGCATCCTCGGCCTGAGCTTGATCGTCTTCGCCGTCAGTGTGTTTCTGCTGCAGCCGAACTGGTCGGAGCTGTCTGATCAGGCGCTGGCGCCGGTCATTCCCGAAACGGAGTCCGCCGCCACCTACTGGTACTTCGCGATTGCACTGTTCGGCGCCGCGATGACACCCTACGAGGTGTTCTTCTTCTCCTCCGGTGGCATCGAAGAGCGTTGGACCGTTGCAGATCTGGGCAAGTCACGACTCAACGTCCTGGTGGGCTTCCTGTTGGGTGGCCTGCTGTCCATCGCCATCGCGGCGTGCGCGGCAATCGTGCTGATGCCCGCACAGGTGGAGGTGACATCGCTGTCCCAGATCACCATGCCGGTGGTGGCGGCCGGCGGAAAGCTGGCGTTGGCATTCGTCATCGTCGGAATCGTCGCGGCCACCTTCGGTGCAGCACTGGAGACCACGCTGTCCTCCGGTTACACCGTGGCACAGTATTTCGGATGGGCGTGGGGCAAGCTCCGCAGACCCGCGGCAGCCGCCCGCTTCCACACCGTGATGTTCGTGGCCGTTTTCGCCTGCAGCGCCGTGCTTTTCACCGGTATCGACCCCATCCTCGTCACCGAGTACTCGGTGGTGTTCTCGGCCATCGCACTTCCGCTGACCTATCTGCCGATCCTGATCGTCGCCAACGACCCGGGATACATGGGCAACCATGTCAACGGTCGCATCACCAATGTGCTGGCCTCGGTCTACCTGGTGATCATTCTGGCCGCCTCCGCGGCCGCCATACCGCTGATGATCGTGACAGGAGCAGGACAATGA